Proteins found in one Aneurinibacillus uraniidurans genomic segment:
- the dtd gene encoding D-aminoacyl-tRNA deacylase has translation MRVVLQRSKQASVTVAGKVVGSIESGLVLLVGITHTDTKDDVEYVADKIAKLRIFEDEDGKMNHSVEESGGAILSVSQFTLYGDTRKGRRPGFSEAARPEHAQPLYDFFNEKLRERGLRVETGVFGAMMDVALVNDGPVTFIVESKS, from the coding sequence AACCGTAGCGGGCAAGGTTGTGGGCAGTATCGAATCGGGTCTCGTCCTGCTTGTTGGCATTACGCATACGGATACGAAAGATGATGTGGAATATGTCGCAGACAAAATTGCCAAGCTTCGTATTTTTGAAGATGAAGATGGCAAAATGAATCATTCGGTAGAGGAATCAGGTGGCGCGATTCTTTCAGTCTCTCAGTTTACCTTGTATGGGGATACGCGCAAAGGCCGCCGTCCAGGGTTCAGTGAAGCGGCTCGCCCGGAACACGCACAGCCGCTGTACGATTTCTTCAACGAGAAACTTCGGGAGCGCGGCCTGCGCGTTGAAACGGGAGTTTTTGGCGCGATGATGGATGTCGCGCTCGTTAATGATGGACCGGTGACATTCATTGTTGAGAGTAAGTCATAA